The following coding sequences are from one Ovis canadensis isolate MfBH-ARS-UI-01 breed Bighorn chromosome 7, ARS-UI_OviCan_v2, whole genome shotgun sequence window:
- the SEMA6D gene encoding semaphorin-6D isoform X2: MRFFLLCAYMLLLLISRLRAVSFPEDDEPLNTVDYHYSRQYPVFRGRPSGNESQHRLDFQLMLKIRDTLYIAGRDQVYTVNLNEIPKTEVIPNKKLTWRSRQQDRENCAMKGKHKDECHNFIKVFVPRNDEMVFVCGTNAFNPMCRYYKLNTLEYDGEEISGLARCPFDARQTNVALFADGKLYSATVADFLASDAVIYRSMGDGSALRTIKYDSKWIKEPHFLHAIEYGNYVYFFFREIAVEHNNLGKAVYSRVARICKNDMGGSQRVLEKHWTSFLKARLNCSVPGDSFFYFDVLQSITDIIQINGIPTVVGVFTTQLNSIPGSAVCAFSMDDIEKVFKGRFKEQKTPDSVWTAVPEDKVPKPRPGCCAKHGLAEAYKTSIDFPDETLSFIKSHPLMDSAVPPIADEPWFTKTRIRYRLTAIAVDHSAGPHQNYTVIFVGSEAGVVLKVLAKTSPFSLNDSVLLEEIEAYNHAKCNAENEEDRKVISLQLDKDHHALYVAFSSCVIRIPLSRCERYGSCKKSCIASRDPYCGWLSQGACGRVSPAMLLLTEDLFAFHNHSAGGFEQDTEYGNTAHLGDCHEILPTSTTPDYKIFGGPTSDMEVSSSSVTAMASIPEITPKVIDTWRPKLTSSRKFVVQDDPNTSDFTDPLSGVRWEVQSGESNQMVHMNVLITCVFAAFVLGAFIAGVAVYCYRDMFVRKNRKIHKDAESAQSCTDSSGSFAKLNGLFDSPVKEYQQNIDSPKLYSNLLTSRKELPPNGDTKSMVMDHRGQPPELAALPTPESTPVLHQKTLQAMKSHSEKAHGHGASRKETPQFFPSSPPPHSPLSHGHIPSAIVLPNATHDYNTSFSNSNAHKAEKKLQNIDHPLTKSSSKRDHRRSVDSRNTLNDLLKHLNDPNSNPKAIMGDIQMAHQTLMLDPVGPMSEVPPKVPNREASLYSPPSTLPRNSPTKRVDVPTTPGVPMTSLERQRGYHKNSSQRHSISAMPKNLSSPNGVLLSRQPSMNRGGYMPTPAGAKVDYIQGAPVSVHLQPSLSRQSSYTSNGTLPRTGLKRTPSLKPDVPPKPSFVPQTTSVRPLNKYTY, translated from the exons ATGAGGTTCTTCCTGCTCTGTGcctacatgctgctgctactgattTCCCGGTTGAGGGCAGTCAGCTTTCCTGAAGATGATGAGCCCCTTAATACTGTTGACTATCACT ATTCAAGGCAATATCCGGTTTTTAGAGGACGCCCTTCAggcaatgaatcacagcacaggcTGGACTTTCAGCTGATGTTGAAAATTCGAGACACACTTTATATTGCTGGCAG GGATCAAGTTTATACAGTAAACTTAAATGAAATCCCCAAAACAGAAGTCATACCAAACAAG AAACTCACATGGCGGTCAAGACAACAGGATCGAGAAAACTGTGCTATGAAAGGCAAGCATAAA GATGAATGCCACAACTTTATTAAAGTATTTGTTCCAAGAAACGATGAGATGGTTTTTGTTTGTGGCACCAATGCGTTTAATCCCATGTGTAGATACTATAAG ttgAATACCTTAGAGTATGATGGAGAAGAAATTAGTGGCCTGGCAAGATGCCCATTTGATGCCAGACAAACTAATGTTGCCCTTTTTGCTG ATGGGAAGCTGTATTCTGCCACAGTGGCTGACTTCTTGGCCAGTGATGCTGTTATTTATCGAAGCATGGGTGATGGATCTGCTCTTCGTACAATAAAATATGATTCCAAATGGATCAAAG AGCCACACTTTCTGCATGCCATAGAATATGGAAACTACGTCTACTTCTTCTTTCGAGAAATTGCTGTAGAACATAATAACTTAGGCAAG GCTGTCTATTCCCGTGTGGCCCGCATATGTAAAAACGACATGGGTGGCTCCCAGCGGGTCCTGGAGAAACACTGGACTTCGTTTCTGAAGGCTCGGCTCAACTGTTCTGTCCCTGGAGATTCCTTTTTCTACTTTGATGTTCTGCAGTCTATTACGGACATAATACAAATCAATGGCATTCCCACGGTGGTAGGGGTGTTTACCACACAGCTCAACAG CATTCCTGGTTCTGCAGTCTGTGCGTTTAGCATGGATGACATTGAAAAAGTATTCAAAGGACGGtttaaagaacagaaaactcCAGATTCTGTTTGGACAGCGGTCCCTGAAGACAAAGTACCAAAGCCAAG GCCTGGCTGTTGTGCAAAGCATGGTCTTGCCGAAGCTTATAAAACCTCCATCGATTTCCCTGATGAAACCCTGTCATTCATCAAATCCCACCCCCTGATGGACTCAGCCGTCCCACCCATTGCTGACGAGCCCTGGTTCACAAAGACTCGGATCAG GTACAGACTGACAGCCATCGCTGTCGACCATTCTGCCGGACCCCACCAGAACTACACAGTCATCTTTGTTGGCTCAGAAGCTGGCGTGGTGCTTAAAGTTTTGGCGAAGACCAGCCCTTTCTCTTTGAATGACAGCGTATTACTGGAAGAGATTGAAGCGTACAACCATGCAAA GTGCAATGCTGAAAATGAGGAGGACAGAAAGGTCATCTCATTACAGTTGGATAAAGACCATCATGCTTTATATGTGGCATTCTCCAGCTGCGTCATCCGCATCCCCCTCAGTCGCTGTGAGCGTTATGGATCATGTAAAAA GTCTTGCATTGCATCTCGAGACCCATACTGTGGCTGGTTAAGCCAAGGGGCCTGTGGCCGAGTGAGCCCAGCGATGCT GCTGTTAACTGAAGACTTGTTTGCTTTCCATAACCACAGCGCTGGAGGATTTGAGCAAGACACAGAATATGGCAACACGGCCCATCTAGGGGACTGCCACG AAATTTTGCCTACTTCAACTACACCAGATTACAAAATATTTGGCGGTCCAACATCTG ACATGGAGGTATCTTCATCTTCTGTTACCGCAATGGCAAGTATCCCAGAAATTACACCTAAAGTGATTGATACCTGGAGACCTAAACTGACCAGCTCCCGGAAATTTGTAGTTCAAGATGACCCAAACACTTCTGATTTTACTGATCCTTTATCAG GTGTACGATGGGAAGTCCAGTCTGGAGAGTCCAACCAGATGGTCCACATGAATGTCCTCATCACCTGTGTCTTTGCAGCTTTTGTCTTGGGTGCGTTCATTGCAGGTGTGGCAGTCTACTGTTACCGTGACATGTTTGTTCGGAAAAACAGAAAGATCCATAAAGATGCAGAATCTGCCCAGTCATGCACAGACTCCAGTGGAAGTTTTGCCAAGCTGAATGGTCTCTTTGACAGCCCTGTCAAGGAATATCAACAAAATATCGATTCTCCCAAATTATATAGTAACCTGCTGACCAGTCGGAAAGAGCTGCCACCCAATGGAGATACAAAATCCATGGTCATGGACCATCGAGGCCAACCTCCTGAGTTGGCTGCTCTCCCCACTCCTGAGTCTACACCTGTGCTTCACCAGAAGACCCTGCAGGCCATGAAGAGCCACTCAGAAAAGGCCCATGGCCATGGAGCTTCCAGGAAAGAAACCCCCCAGTTTTTTCCTTCGAGTCCTCCACCCCATTCCCCACTAAGTCACGGGCATATCCCCAGTGCCATTGTTCTTCCTAATGCTACCCATGACTACAACACTTCTTTCTCAAACTCCAATGCTCACAAAGCTGAAAAGAAGCTTCAAAACATTGACCACCCTCTTACAAAGTCATCCAGTAAAAGAGATCACCGGCGTTCTGTGGATTCCAGAAATACTCTCAATGATCTCCTGAAGCATCTAAATGACCCAAATAGTAACCCCAAAGCCATCATGGGAGACATCCAGATGGCCCACCAGACCCTAATGCTGGATCCCGTGGGACCTATGTCTGAGGTCCCGCCCAAGGTCCCTAACCGCGAGGCATCTCTCTACTCTCCTCCCTCGACTCTTCCCAGAAATAGCCCAACCAAGCGAGTGGATGTTCCCACCACTCCTGGAGTTCCGATGACTTCTTTGGAAAGACAGAGGGGTTATCATAAAAATTCCTCCCAGAGGCACTCTATATCGGCTATGCCTAAAAACTTAAGTTCACCAAATGGTGTTTTGTTATCTAGACAGCCTAGTATGAACCGTGGAGGGTACATGCCCACGCCTGCAGGGGCAAAGGTGGATTATATTCAGGGAGCACCAGTGAGTGTTCACCTACAGCCTTCCCTCTCCAGACAGAGCAGCTACACCAGTAATGGCACCCTTCCCCGGACGGGACTAAAGAGGACACCGTCCTTAAAACCGGACGTGCCACCAAAGCCTTCATTTGTTCCTCAAACCACCTCCGTCAGACCACTGAACAAATACACTTACTAG
- the SEMA6D gene encoding semaphorin-6D isoform X1 — translation MRFFLLCAYMLLLLISRLRAVSFPEDDEPLNTVDYHYSRQYPVFRGRPSGNESQHRLDFQLMLKIRDTLYIAGRDQVYTVNLNEIPKTEVIPNKKLTWRSRQQDRENCAMKGKHKDECHNFIKVFVPRNDEMVFVCGTNAFNPMCRYYKLNTLEYDGEEISGLARCPFDARQTNVALFADGKLYSATVADFLASDAVIYRSMGDGSALRTIKYDSKWIKEPHFLHAIEYGNYVYFFFREIAVEHNNLGKAVYSRVARICKNDMGGSQRVLEKHWTSFLKARLNCSVPGDSFFYFDVLQSITDIIQINGIPTVVGVFTTQLNSIPGSAVCAFSMDDIEKVFKGRFKEQKTPDSVWTAVPEDKVPKPRPGCCAKHGLAEAYKTSIDFPDETLSFIKSHPLMDSAVPPIADEPWFTKTRIRYRLTAIAVDHSAGPHQNYTVIFVGSEAGVVLKVLAKTSPFSLNDSVLLEEIEAYNHAKCNAENEEDRKVISLQLDKDHHALYVAFSSCVIRIPLSRCERYGSCKKSCIASRDPYCGWLSQGACGRVSPAMLLLTEDLFAFHNHSAGGFEQDTEYGNTAHLGDCHEILPTSTTPDYKIFGGPTSDMEVSSSSVTAMASIPEITPKVIDTWRPKLTSSRKFVVQDDPNTSDFTDPLSGIPKGVRWEVQSGESNQMVHMNVLITCVFAAFVLGAFIAGVAVYCYRDMFVRKNRKIHKDAESAQSCTDSSGSFAKLNGLFDSPVKEYQQNIDSPKLYSNLLTSRKELPPNGDTKSMVMDHRGQPPELAALPTPESTPVLHQKTLQAMKSHSEKAHGHGASRKETPQFFPSSPPPHSPLSHGHIPSAIVLPNATHDYNTSFSNSNAHKAEKKLQNIDHPLTKSSSKRDHRRSVDSRNTLNDLLKHLNDPNSNPKAIMGDIQMAHQTLMLDPVGPMSEVPPKVPNREASLYSPPSTLPRNSPTKRVDVPTTPGVPMTSLERQRGYHKNSSQRHSISAMPKNLSSPNGVLLSRQPSMNRGGYMPTPAGAKVDYIQGAPVSVHLQPSLSRQSSYTSNGTLPRTGLKRTPSLKPDVPPKPSFVPQTTSVRPLNKYTY, via the exons ATGAGGTTCTTCCTGCTCTGTGcctacatgctgctgctactgattTCCCGGTTGAGGGCAGTCAGCTTTCCTGAAGATGATGAGCCCCTTAATACTGTTGACTATCACT ATTCAAGGCAATATCCGGTTTTTAGAGGACGCCCTTCAggcaatgaatcacagcacaggcTGGACTTTCAGCTGATGTTGAAAATTCGAGACACACTTTATATTGCTGGCAG GGATCAAGTTTATACAGTAAACTTAAATGAAATCCCCAAAACAGAAGTCATACCAAACAAG AAACTCACATGGCGGTCAAGACAACAGGATCGAGAAAACTGTGCTATGAAAGGCAAGCATAAA GATGAATGCCACAACTTTATTAAAGTATTTGTTCCAAGAAACGATGAGATGGTTTTTGTTTGTGGCACCAATGCGTTTAATCCCATGTGTAGATACTATAAG ttgAATACCTTAGAGTATGATGGAGAAGAAATTAGTGGCCTGGCAAGATGCCCATTTGATGCCAGACAAACTAATGTTGCCCTTTTTGCTG ATGGGAAGCTGTATTCTGCCACAGTGGCTGACTTCTTGGCCAGTGATGCTGTTATTTATCGAAGCATGGGTGATGGATCTGCTCTTCGTACAATAAAATATGATTCCAAATGGATCAAAG AGCCACACTTTCTGCATGCCATAGAATATGGAAACTACGTCTACTTCTTCTTTCGAGAAATTGCTGTAGAACATAATAACTTAGGCAAG GCTGTCTATTCCCGTGTGGCCCGCATATGTAAAAACGACATGGGTGGCTCCCAGCGGGTCCTGGAGAAACACTGGACTTCGTTTCTGAAGGCTCGGCTCAACTGTTCTGTCCCTGGAGATTCCTTTTTCTACTTTGATGTTCTGCAGTCTATTACGGACATAATACAAATCAATGGCATTCCCACGGTGGTAGGGGTGTTTACCACACAGCTCAACAG CATTCCTGGTTCTGCAGTCTGTGCGTTTAGCATGGATGACATTGAAAAAGTATTCAAAGGACGGtttaaagaacagaaaactcCAGATTCTGTTTGGACAGCGGTCCCTGAAGACAAAGTACCAAAGCCAAG GCCTGGCTGTTGTGCAAAGCATGGTCTTGCCGAAGCTTATAAAACCTCCATCGATTTCCCTGATGAAACCCTGTCATTCATCAAATCCCACCCCCTGATGGACTCAGCCGTCCCACCCATTGCTGACGAGCCCTGGTTCACAAAGACTCGGATCAG GTACAGACTGACAGCCATCGCTGTCGACCATTCTGCCGGACCCCACCAGAACTACACAGTCATCTTTGTTGGCTCAGAAGCTGGCGTGGTGCTTAAAGTTTTGGCGAAGACCAGCCCTTTCTCTTTGAATGACAGCGTATTACTGGAAGAGATTGAAGCGTACAACCATGCAAA GTGCAATGCTGAAAATGAGGAGGACAGAAAGGTCATCTCATTACAGTTGGATAAAGACCATCATGCTTTATATGTGGCATTCTCCAGCTGCGTCATCCGCATCCCCCTCAGTCGCTGTGAGCGTTATGGATCATGTAAAAA GTCTTGCATTGCATCTCGAGACCCATACTGTGGCTGGTTAAGCCAAGGGGCCTGTGGCCGAGTGAGCCCAGCGATGCT GCTGTTAACTGAAGACTTGTTTGCTTTCCATAACCACAGCGCTGGAGGATTTGAGCAAGACACAGAATATGGCAACACGGCCCATCTAGGGGACTGCCACG AAATTTTGCCTACTTCAACTACACCAGATTACAAAATATTTGGCGGTCCAACATCTG ACATGGAGGTATCTTCATCTTCTGTTACCGCAATGGCAAGTATCCCAGAAATTACACCTAAAGTGATTGATACCTGGAGACCTAAACTGACCAGCTCCCGGAAATTTGTAGTTCAAGATGACCCAAACACTTCTGATTTTACTGATCCTTTATCAGGTATCCCAAAGG GTGTACGATGGGAAGTCCAGTCTGGAGAGTCCAACCAGATGGTCCACATGAATGTCCTCATCACCTGTGTCTTTGCAGCTTTTGTCTTGGGTGCGTTCATTGCAGGTGTGGCAGTCTACTGTTACCGTGACATGTTTGTTCGGAAAAACAGAAAGATCCATAAAGATGCAGAATCTGCCCAGTCATGCACAGACTCCAGTGGAAGTTTTGCCAAGCTGAATGGTCTCTTTGACAGCCCTGTCAAGGAATATCAACAAAATATCGATTCTCCCAAATTATATAGTAACCTGCTGACCAGTCGGAAAGAGCTGCCACCCAATGGAGATACAAAATCCATGGTCATGGACCATCGAGGCCAACCTCCTGAGTTGGCTGCTCTCCCCACTCCTGAGTCTACACCTGTGCTTCACCAGAAGACCCTGCAGGCCATGAAGAGCCACTCAGAAAAGGCCCATGGCCATGGAGCTTCCAGGAAAGAAACCCCCCAGTTTTTTCCTTCGAGTCCTCCACCCCATTCCCCACTAAGTCACGGGCATATCCCCAGTGCCATTGTTCTTCCTAATGCTACCCATGACTACAACACTTCTTTCTCAAACTCCAATGCTCACAAAGCTGAAAAGAAGCTTCAAAACATTGACCACCCTCTTACAAAGTCATCCAGTAAAAGAGATCACCGGCGTTCTGTGGATTCCAGAAATACTCTCAATGATCTCCTGAAGCATCTAAATGACCCAAATAGTAACCCCAAAGCCATCATGGGAGACATCCAGATGGCCCACCAGACCCTAATGCTGGATCCCGTGGGACCTATGTCTGAGGTCCCGCCCAAGGTCCCTAACCGCGAGGCATCTCTCTACTCTCCTCCCTCGACTCTTCCCAGAAATAGCCCAACCAAGCGAGTGGATGTTCCCACCACTCCTGGAGTTCCGATGACTTCTTTGGAAAGACAGAGGGGTTATCATAAAAATTCCTCCCAGAGGCACTCTATATCGGCTATGCCTAAAAACTTAAGTTCACCAAATGGTGTTTTGTTATCTAGACAGCCTAGTATGAACCGTGGAGGGTACATGCCCACGCCTGCAGGGGCAAAGGTGGATTATATTCAGGGAGCACCAGTGAGTGTTCACCTACAGCCTTCCCTCTCCAGACAGAGCAGCTACACCAGTAATGGCACCCTTCCCCGGACGGGACTAAAGAGGACACCGTCCTTAAAACCGGACGTGCCACCAAAGCCTTCATTTGTTCCTCAAACCACCTCCGTCAGACCACTGAACAAATACACTTACTAG
- the SEMA6D gene encoding semaphorin-6D isoform X7, giving the protein MRFFLLCAYMLLLLISRLRAVSFPEDDEPLNTVDYHYSRQYPVFRGRPSGNESQHRLDFQLMLKIRDTLYIAGRDQVYTVNLNEIPKTEVIPNKKLTWRSRQQDRENCAMKGKHKDECHNFIKVFVPRNDEMVFVCGTNAFNPMCRYYKLNTLEYDGEEISGLARCPFDARQTNVALFADGKLYSATVADFLASDAVIYRSMGDGSALRTIKYDSKWIKEPHFLHAIEYGNYVYFFFREIAVEHNNLGKAVYSRVARICKNDMGGSQRVLEKHWTSFLKARLNCSVPGDSFFYFDVLQSITDIIQINGIPTVVGVFTTQLNSIPGSAVCAFSMDDIEKVFKGRFKEQKTPDSVWTAVPEDKVPKPRPGCCAKHGLAEAYKTSIDFPDETLSFIKSHPLMDSAVPPIADEPWFTKTRIRYRLTAIAVDHSAGPHQNYTVIFVGSEAGVVLKVLAKTSPFSLNDSVLLEEIEAYNHAKCNAENEEDRKVISLQLDKDHHALYVAFSSCVIRIPLSRCERYGSCKKSCIASRDPYCGWLSQGACGRVSPAMLAGGFEQDTEYGNTAHLGDCHDMEVSSSSVTAMASIPEITPKVIDTWRPKLTSSRKFVVQDDPNTSDFTDPLSGIPKGVRWEVQSGESNQMVHMNVLITCVFAAFVLGAFIAGVAVYCYRDMFVRKNRKIHKDAESAQSCTDSSGSFAKLNGLFDSPVKEYQQNIDSPKLYSNLLTSRKELPPNGDTKSMVMDHRGQPPELAALPTPESTPVLHQKTLQAMKSHSEKAHGHGASRKETPQFFPSSPPPHSPLSHGHIPSAIVLPNATHDYNTSFSNSNAHKAEKKLQNIDHPLTKSSSKRDHRRSVDSRNTLNDLLKHLNDPNSNPKAIMGDIQMAHQTLMLDPVGPMSEVPPKVPNREASLYSPPSTLPRNSPTKRVDVPTTPGVPMTSLERQRGYHKNSSQRHSISAMPKNLSSPNGVLLSRQPSMNRGGYMPTPAGAKVDYIQGAPVSVHLQPSLSRQSSYTSNGTLPRTGLKRTPSLKPDVPPKPSFVPQTTSVRPLNKYTY; this is encoded by the exons ATGAGGTTCTTCCTGCTCTGTGcctacatgctgctgctactgattTCCCGGTTGAGGGCAGTCAGCTTTCCTGAAGATGATGAGCCCCTTAATACTGTTGACTATCACT ATTCAAGGCAATATCCGGTTTTTAGAGGACGCCCTTCAggcaatgaatcacagcacaggcTGGACTTTCAGCTGATGTTGAAAATTCGAGACACACTTTATATTGCTGGCAG GGATCAAGTTTATACAGTAAACTTAAATGAAATCCCCAAAACAGAAGTCATACCAAACAAG AAACTCACATGGCGGTCAAGACAACAGGATCGAGAAAACTGTGCTATGAAAGGCAAGCATAAA GATGAATGCCACAACTTTATTAAAGTATTTGTTCCAAGAAACGATGAGATGGTTTTTGTTTGTGGCACCAATGCGTTTAATCCCATGTGTAGATACTATAAG ttgAATACCTTAGAGTATGATGGAGAAGAAATTAGTGGCCTGGCAAGATGCCCATTTGATGCCAGACAAACTAATGTTGCCCTTTTTGCTG ATGGGAAGCTGTATTCTGCCACAGTGGCTGACTTCTTGGCCAGTGATGCTGTTATTTATCGAAGCATGGGTGATGGATCTGCTCTTCGTACAATAAAATATGATTCCAAATGGATCAAAG AGCCACACTTTCTGCATGCCATAGAATATGGAAACTACGTCTACTTCTTCTTTCGAGAAATTGCTGTAGAACATAATAACTTAGGCAAG GCTGTCTATTCCCGTGTGGCCCGCATATGTAAAAACGACATGGGTGGCTCCCAGCGGGTCCTGGAGAAACACTGGACTTCGTTTCTGAAGGCTCGGCTCAACTGTTCTGTCCCTGGAGATTCCTTTTTCTACTTTGATGTTCTGCAGTCTATTACGGACATAATACAAATCAATGGCATTCCCACGGTGGTAGGGGTGTTTACCACACAGCTCAACAG CATTCCTGGTTCTGCAGTCTGTGCGTTTAGCATGGATGACATTGAAAAAGTATTCAAAGGACGGtttaaagaacagaaaactcCAGATTCTGTTTGGACAGCGGTCCCTGAAGACAAAGTACCAAAGCCAAG GCCTGGCTGTTGTGCAAAGCATGGTCTTGCCGAAGCTTATAAAACCTCCATCGATTTCCCTGATGAAACCCTGTCATTCATCAAATCCCACCCCCTGATGGACTCAGCCGTCCCACCCATTGCTGACGAGCCCTGGTTCACAAAGACTCGGATCAG GTACAGACTGACAGCCATCGCTGTCGACCATTCTGCCGGACCCCACCAGAACTACACAGTCATCTTTGTTGGCTCAGAAGCTGGCGTGGTGCTTAAAGTTTTGGCGAAGACCAGCCCTTTCTCTTTGAATGACAGCGTATTACTGGAAGAGATTGAAGCGTACAACCATGCAAA GTGCAATGCTGAAAATGAGGAGGACAGAAAGGTCATCTCATTACAGTTGGATAAAGACCATCATGCTTTATATGTGGCATTCTCCAGCTGCGTCATCCGCATCCCCCTCAGTCGCTGTGAGCGTTATGGATCATGTAAAAA GTCTTGCATTGCATCTCGAGACCCATACTGTGGCTGGTTAAGCCAAGGGGCCTGTGGCCGAGTGAGCCCAGCGATGCT CGCTGGAGGATTTGAGCAAGACACAGAATATGGCAACACGGCCCATCTAGGGGACTGCCACG ACATGGAGGTATCTTCATCTTCTGTTACCGCAATGGCAAGTATCCCAGAAATTACACCTAAAGTGATTGATACCTGGAGACCTAAACTGACCAGCTCCCGGAAATTTGTAGTTCAAGATGACCCAAACACTTCTGATTTTACTGATCCTTTATCAGGTATCCCAAAGG GTGTACGATGGGAAGTCCAGTCTGGAGAGTCCAACCAGATGGTCCACATGAATGTCCTCATCACCTGTGTCTTTGCAGCTTTTGTCTTGGGTGCGTTCATTGCAGGTGTGGCAGTCTACTGTTACCGTGACATGTTTGTTCGGAAAAACAGAAAGATCCATAAAGATGCAGAATCTGCCCAGTCATGCACAGACTCCAGTGGAAGTTTTGCCAAGCTGAATGGTCTCTTTGACAGCCCTGTCAAGGAATATCAACAAAATATCGATTCTCCCAAATTATATAGTAACCTGCTGACCAGTCGGAAAGAGCTGCCACCCAATGGAGATACAAAATCCATGGTCATGGACCATCGAGGCCAACCTCCTGAGTTGGCTGCTCTCCCCACTCCTGAGTCTACACCTGTGCTTCACCAGAAGACCCTGCAGGCCATGAAGAGCCACTCAGAAAAGGCCCATGGCCATGGAGCTTCCAGGAAAGAAACCCCCCAGTTTTTTCCTTCGAGTCCTCCACCCCATTCCCCACTAAGTCACGGGCATATCCCCAGTGCCATTGTTCTTCCTAATGCTACCCATGACTACAACACTTCTTTCTCAAACTCCAATGCTCACAAAGCTGAAAAGAAGCTTCAAAACATTGACCACCCTCTTACAAAGTCATCCAGTAAAAGAGATCACCGGCGTTCTGTGGATTCCAGAAATACTCTCAATGATCTCCTGAAGCATCTAAATGACCCAAATAGTAACCCCAAAGCCATCATGGGAGACATCCAGATGGCCCACCAGACCCTAATGCTGGATCCCGTGGGACCTATGTCTGAGGTCCCGCCCAAGGTCCCTAACCGCGAGGCATCTCTCTACTCTCCTCCCTCGACTCTTCCCAGAAATAGCCCAACCAAGCGAGTGGATGTTCCCACCACTCCTGGAGTTCCGATGACTTCTTTGGAAAGACAGAGGGGTTATCATAAAAATTCCTCCCAGAGGCACTCTATATCGGCTATGCCTAAAAACTTAAGTTCACCAAATGGTGTTTTGTTATCTAGACAGCCTAGTATGAACCGTGGAGGGTACATGCCCACGCCTGCAGGGGCAAAGGTGGATTATATTCAGGGAGCACCAGTGAGTGTTCACCTACAGCCTTCCCTCTCCAGACAGAGCAGCTACACCAGTAATGGCACCCTTCCCCGGACGGGACTAAAGAGGACACCGTCCTTAAAACCGGACGTGCCACCAAAGCCTTCATTTGTTCCTCAAACCACCTCCGTCAGACCACTGAACAAATACACTTACTAG